Genomic window (Nitratidesulfovibrio vulgaris str. Hildenborough):
TCATCTACCTCTCCGAAGACACGTCCAGCCTCGTGGTGAGCATCATCCCCGGCAGGGTCGACCCCGACGACACCGGGCTTCTCTACGACATCCTCTGCGGCAACTACATGTGGGGCTTCTCTGCGGGCGGCAACATGGGCATCGACCGCGAGACGGGCCTTCTGTCCATCCACCGTCTCATCGAACTTCCCGTAGATGTGGCAGGCGACCCCATGGCCTTCCCTGAACTCTTCGCCGCCATGGTCGGCGCTGCACGGTACTGGCGCGCACGCCTCGCCCCCGAAGGCACGGCCCCCGCAGCCTCCGGCGCACCGACCGACTTCTCCGGCATGATCCGCATCTAACAGCACCCACGAAGCCACCGCACGCACCGCTCACGGTAGCGCGCGACCATGGAGGAAGCATGGCACCGCTGATCCTCAACCAGCCTCTTCTCGGCCCCGGTCAACCCGGCGGCCTTCAGGCCCCCGGCGCACCCGTGCAGGGCGCACCGCAACAGGCCGCCCACCCCCTGCCGCAGCACATGCAGGGTGTGGCGCACCCCGCCGTGGCGCAACAGGCGGGGCAGCAGCACATCGCGCAGCCCGGGCCGCAGGGTCTTGCCGGACAGGCACGCCCCGGCGGGCTCTTCCAGAACATGCGCCGCTGGTTCGCCGAGGTGCGCACCAGCCACACGCCCACGGCGGGCCTGCCCGCACAGGTGCAGATTGCCATGCCCGGCGGCGGGCAGGTGACCTACGACGGGCGCGACCTCGCGCAGATGATACGCTCGCTGCCCAATGCCGAGCGTGCCGCAGCGCGCGCCAACCTCTCCGCACACCTCGCCGGGCGCATGCAGCACGGGCAGACCCTGATGCAGGACGTGCTGGCGGGCCACGCCCAGCCCAACCCCACGGCGCAGGACGTGGCCGACGTGATGCTCTTCCTCGACGCCAAGGCCAACGCAGGCGGACAGGCGTTCAGCGCGGGGGCCTTCAGCATCGAAGACCCGCAAGGCCATCTCGCCGCCTTCCTCAACCAGTGCCCCGAGAAGTACCAGCGTTCGTCCAGCCACATGAGCGACATGCAGCGGGCCGTGGTGGACGGGCACACCAACACGCACCGTGGCATCGACATCCCGCAGGGCCCCAACGGGCTGCCCCACGGCAACGCCACCACCCTCTTCGCCGTCATCCCCGAAGGGGCGGGGGGTCAGCCGCCGCGCCGCATGTTCCTCAAGATGGAGTCGCACGGCTGCCGCCTGAGCACCCTCTCCGGGGCGGCGCATCAGGCCGGGCAGGATGGCGTACCCGACAGGCCCGTGCGACTGCGCACCGACCTGCGCGAGGCCATCGGTCATGCCTTCAGCTTCATCGCCACCCGTGGCGCGGGCAGTGCGCTTGGGTCGCGCAAGGAGCGCATCCCCGACGGCGTGAAGCAGGCCTTCAAGGACTTCACCCGCGAAAGCGCCGCCATTCTCACCCCGGCGCAGCAGACCATGCTTCAGGCGGGCAACCCCCTCGGTTCGTCGGGCGGCATCCGCACCATGATGGCCAACATGCGCACCACGCTGGCAGCCATGCCCGCAGGGCCCGAGCGCAACCGCTTCGCCGGGCTGTGCGGCAACCTCGTGCGCTCGATGGAACGCTCGCTCACCCGCGCCGACCACATGGAGGCCCGCATCGGCAACGAGGTGATGTTCGATGCGGCAGACTTCGCCCCCGCGCCCGGCGGTGTTGCGGGTGGTGCCCCCGGAGGCCCCGGTGGGCCTGGCGGGCCGGGTGCTGGCGGCGCGGCACCACGCCCCGTGGGGCCGCAGTCGCCCGAACGTCTCATCTGCCCCACGCCCCTCACCCCCGCGCAAGAGGCGGTGCTGGCACCGCTTTCGCCCGCAAGACGCCTTCAGGTGCTGGCGGCCCTGCCACAGGCCACGGCCACGCTCACGGCCATGGGGCAGCTTGGCTTCGCCGGTCAGCCCATCGCAGGCGGCCCCATGGGGCCTGCGGCGCAGTACATGCCGCTGCATGACCAGCTTGTGCAGTGCATCGAAGGCACCAGCGACTCCATCGACAGCGCCACCGAGAACCTCGGAGCCCTGGTCGACCTCGCCCTTGCCGGCATGACCGACCAGGATGCGCAGGCGGTCTACGCCGAACTGACCTCGCCAAAGGGCGAACAGATGCGTAGCGCCGCCATCGCGCACACCATGGCGTTCACGGTGGGCGCACGCATGACGCCCGCCAGCGAGGTGGCAGGGCATCTGTCGAAGTTCGGCTTCCTCACCGGTGAACTGGTCGACAGGCTCGAGACGCGACTTCAGGTCCCGCAGGCCCAGAAGCAGCCCCTCATGCCGTCCATCGACCCGCATGTGCAGCGCAGCCTGACCGGGATAGCAACCAACGACTTCGGGGCCGGCGTGCTCAACGAGGCGGCCCCCGGCGTGGCGCAGGCGTTCGTCCTCGACGTGGTCGAACGCTCCGACACCCTCATGGTCAACGGCGTGGACGTGAGCACGACCGAAGGCGTCACACAGGCCATTGCCGACCCCGCGCTGCGGCTGGCCCTCACGCGTCTTGCCAATCAGGCGTCGATGGCACCGCTGGTGGAACTCACCGGGTCGACACTGGGCAGCGGCATGGCATTCCAGGTGATTGGTGCCGGCCCCGGCGGAGGCGGGGGCGGGGGCGGCACGCGCTACACCTTCGATACCGCCACGGGCCGCTTCACCGCGACGCGCACCGAACCCGCCGCCCACCTGATGACAGGCCACGGCATGGAAGAACTGCAACCGGGGTCGGCCACCACCATGTCGTTCTCGTGCACCCTGCGCATGGTGGACGGACAGCCCGTCATCTCCGACACCGTGGCCAACCTCGACTACAACTGGGACATCCAGCCGCAGTGATGCGCTGAAACACCCGACACCACCAGACACCACGCAACGCAATGGCGGGGCGGCCCCTACGGGTCGTCCCGCTTCGTCGTTCACGGGGGCATGGGGCAGGAACGGGGATTGAGGCAGGGATGGGACATCGAACGCGGCAAGCACCCGGAGGAAGCTGCGCGTCCCCCCGCGCGGGATGCGTGGTGGTCGGCCCAGTGCACGCCGCACACAAAGGCGACCTACCGTGCAATAGCGGCCTCGACCCCCTCGACATCGCTCATGAATTGTGAGTATTCATTCACAAATTTAATCATCTGAAGATCAATACGAGGAGATTCGCACATGGCCGACGGCGGCGACGAACATGCCAGCGGGCACGACAACACACTCAAGAACGCACGCTACTACGCGCACTCCACGCCCAACCCCGACAAGTCCGACTGGCAAGGGCTGGACGCGCACCTCGAGAATGTGGCGAACCTTGCCGCCACATTCGCAGAGGCCTTCGGCGCACGCGAGTGGGGCAAGGCCGCCGGGCTGCTGCACGACGCAGGCAAGGCCACCGCGCAGTTCACCCAACGCCTTGAAGGAAGGCCCGTGCGGGTCAACCACTCCATCTGCGGGGCACGACTGGCGCAGGAACAGGGCAGCACGTGCGGGCTGCTCCTGTCGTATGCCATCGCGGGACACCACGGCGGACTGCCCGATGGCGGCCTGCAAGATGGGCAGCTGCACCATCGCCTGAAGCATGAACGGCTTCCCGCCGATGTCTCGCCCCCTTCGGTGGACATCCGCCCCGATGTGCTGAAGCCGCCCTTCACCTGCCGCCCCGAACACCCCGGCTTCTCCCTCTCCTTCTTCACGCGGATGCTCTTCTCATGCCTCACCGACGCGGACTTTCTGGATACCGAGGCGTTCTGCACCCCTGAAAAAGCGTCGGCACGCAACGGACGCTCGGCTTTGGGGCTTGTGGCATTGCGCGA
Coding sequences:
- a CDS encoding type III secretion system chaperone; this encodes MTIRENAQQILDGLAETLQCGPLAFDDANKVDFGIDEDMGAIIYLSEDTSSLVVSIIPGRVDPDDTGLLYDILCGNYMWGFSAGGNMGIDRETGLLSIHRLIELPVDVAGDPMAFPELFAAMVGAARYWRARLAPEGTAPAASGAPTDFSGMIRI